The Exiguobacterium aurantiacum DSM 6208 genome includes a window with the following:
- a CDS encoding LrgB family protein has translation MTIFWVLVTIAVYLISRKLSFKWASPFTNVVFLSTTFLIVTLLLSGQSYDVYEPAKDIITILLGPATVALGLPLYRNLPTLLARAKRALGAILAGTVSTILVAVIVGTTLTLTDKVLIGLSVKSVTAPIALELARQLQGDASLAASITVACGILGAMIGPMILTLFNVSDPFTRGLALGTISHGIGTAQAATEHPLSGATGGAAMGLSAIFTSFLLPYLLPFLI, from the coding sequence ATGACGATCTTTTGGGTACTCGTCACGATTGCCGTCTATCTCATCAGTCGGAAGTTGTCTTTTAAATGGGCGTCCCCGTTCACGAACGTCGTCTTCTTGAGCACCACGTTTTTGATTGTGACGCTTCTTTTATCTGGTCAATCGTATGACGTATATGAACCGGCGAAAGACATCATCACCATCCTGCTCGGTCCGGCGACGGTCGCGTTAGGCTTGCCGCTTTATCGCAACTTGCCGACACTGCTCGCGCGGGCGAAACGCGCCCTTGGCGCGATACTTGCCGGTACCGTCTCGACCATACTTGTCGCCGTCATAGTTGGCACAACACTTACATTGACAGACAAAGTACTCATCGGACTCTCGGTCAAATCGGTCACGGCTCCAATCGCCCTCGAACTCGCGAGACAGCTTCAAGGAGATGCGTCGCTTGCCGCTTCGATCACGGTCGCCTGCGGCATACTCGGTGCCATGATCGGACCCATGATTTTAACACTCTTTAACGTGAGTGATCCGTTCACGCGCGGTCTCGCGCTCGGGACAATCAGTCACGGCATCGGTACGGCCCAAGCCGCGACGGAACATCCGCTATCGGGTGCAACAGGTGGGGCTGCGATGGGACTCTCAGCCATTTTCACGTCGTTTTTGCTTCCTTATTTGCTACCATTCCTCATTTAA
- a CDS encoding stage II sporulation protein M, producing the protein MKTSLSLREAWSNYYRKDFFRLLVIFIVTSIASYFIFRSFVTSEQIEEILTQIGDMFESRGLTFDTSAFDTMIALFVNNTRVALLAFLLGMIPLFIPYVFIVVNAAIIGLVAMIVDFAGESVMKVIALGILPHGITEISAILLGAAMGLSLNRHIWHRMRGKETDVTLKALFFVGLKMFLFIVVPLLAISAVIEAYVTPLLLQ; encoded by the coding sequence ATGAAAACATCATTATCGCTTCGTGAAGCGTGGAGCAACTATTATCGAAAAGACTTCTTTCGACTGCTCGTCATTTTCATCGTGACGAGCATTGCGTCTTATTTCATCTTTCGTTCATTCGTCACGAGTGAGCAAATCGAAGAAATCTTGACTCAGATTGGCGATATGTTCGAGTCGCGTGGACTGACGTTCGATACGAGTGCGTTTGATACGATGATCGCCCTCTTCGTGAACAACACGCGCGTCGCACTACTCGCCTTTTTACTTGGGATGATCCCATTGTTCATCCCGTATGTGTTCATCGTCGTCAACGCGGCCATCATCGGCCTCGTCGCCATGATCGTCGACTTTGCCGGCGAATCGGTCATGAAAGTGATCGCGCTCGGCATCTTGCCGCACGGCATCACGGAGATTTCGGCCATCCTGCTCGGTGCGGCGATGGGGTTGTCGCTCAACCGACATATTTGGCACAGGATGCGGGGGAAAGAGACGGACGTCACGTTAAAAGCGCTCTTTTTCGTCGGATTGAAGATGTTTCTTTTCATCGTCGTCCCGCTACTCGCCATCTCGGCTGTCATCGAGGCGTACGTCACGCCGCTCTTATTACAGTAA
- a CDS encoding CidA/LrgA family protein, whose translation MQLLIKWIIGLSLLFGLSALGNWIVATLAWNVPGNVIGMVLLLTLLMTKVIRVEWIEDSAGFLTKHLAFFFIPIAVGLMSYSDLLKAEGIPLFVSLLISLLVGLVVTAVISGRRGEAS comes from the coding sequence ATGCAACTTTTAATCAAATGGATAATCGGCCTTTCGCTCTTATTCGGGTTAAGCGCGCTCGGCAATTGGATTGTCGCGACGCTCGCCTGGAACGTTCCAGGCAACGTCATAGGGATGGTGTTACTGTTGACCTTGCTCATGACGAAAGTGATCCGTGTCGAGTGGATTGAGGATAGTGCCGGGTTTTTGACGAAACACCTCGCTTTTTTCTTTATTCCGATTGCGGTCGGTCTCATGTCCTATAGCGACCTGTTAAAAGCAGAGGGCATCCCGCTCTTTGTCTCCTTACTTATTAGTTTGCTTGTCGGGCTTGTCGTGACCGCAGTCATCTCAGGTAGACGGGGTGAAGCATCATGA
- a CDS encoding DNA/RNA nuclease SfsA: MSQFEQPLREGTIVKRRNRFVMDVLLDDEVVACHCPVTGRIGDLVFHGVPCLVSPADGTNRTTRFTVEAISIDDTQWIGIHQGRVNDWVAHLLSLNALPVFSSPERIEREPLVARSRLDFKVDGLYMEVKMPLTELFVTPLPRFERRAVTRPVETERLIRHLEALIATLPEAGRAVLLYVFLYDAPVFTGNPNRRHDALIRQLIREAIRNGLEVWQVNGRVSPDGITLLRCFETTASQ; encoded by the coding sequence ATGTCCCAATTCGAACAACCGTTACGCGAAGGGACAATCGTCAAGCGACGCAATCGGTTCGTCATGGACGTGTTGCTTGATGATGAGGTCGTCGCCTGTCACTGTCCGGTCACAGGACGCATCGGCGACCTCGTCTTTCATGGGGTACCTTGCCTCGTCTCACCGGCAGACGGGACGAACCGCACGACCCGCTTCACGGTCGAGGCCATCTCGATCGACGATACGCAATGGATCGGCATTCATCAAGGTCGCGTCAACGACTGGGTCGCTCACTTGTTGAGCCTCAACGCCTTACCGGTCTTTTCATCTCCGGAACGCATCGAACGAGAACCCCTCGTCGCACGGTCGCGACTCGATTTCAAAGTTGACGGTCTCTATATGGAGGTAAAGATGCCGCTCACCGAACTATTCGTGACACCGCTCCCCCGCTTTGAACGACGTGCGGTGACGAGACCGGTCGAGACCGAACGGTTGATTCGTCATCTCGAGGCGCTGATCGCAACGTTACCGGAAGCCGGTCGGGCCGTCTTGCTCTATGTCTTCTTGTACGACGCGCCCGTCTTCACGGGAAATCCGAACCGGAGACACGATGCCTTGATTCGCCAGTTGATACGTGAGGCGATTAGGAATGGGCTTGAAGTGTGGCAGGTGAACGGTCGCGTCTCTCCTGATGGCATCACGCTGCTCCGCTGTTTCGAGACGACGGCGTCACAATAA
- the pepT gene encoding peptidase T, whose protein sequence is MQSKLIERLMTYAKIDTQSDFTSETTPSTAKQWDLIRHLEAELKALGLEDVETDAYGYLFATLPSNVDFDVPTIGLLAHVDTATDFTGTNVNPQLVEHYEGGDIVLNEALGVIMSPKDFPELDGYVGHTLMTTDGTTLLGADDKAGIAEIVTAVEYLLAHPEIEHGPVRIAFTPDEEIGRGPHKFDVERFNADFAYTMDGGPLGELQYESFNAAGATVTFHGTNVHPGSAKNKMVNSMKLAMAFHNRLPADEAPEHTSEYEGFFHLNGFSGDVETTTLQYIIRDHDKAKFEARKVLLEKLVAEWKQKYGEARIDLKMDDQYYNMAEKIVPVKHIVDTVADVMRDLGIEPKIEPIRGGTDGSQLSYMGLPTPNIFTGGENYHGKFEYISVNNMEKATHVIIQTLRTFAERARA, encoded by the coding sequence ATGCAATCAAAATTGATTGAACGGTTAATGACGTACGCCAAGATTGACACGCAATCTGACTTCACGAGTGAGACGACGCCGTCGACGGCAAAACAATGGGATTTGATTCGTCATCTCGAAGCCGAGTTGAAAGCGCTCGGTCTCGAAGACGTCGAGACGGATGCGTATGGCTACTTGTTCGCGACACTTCCAAGCAACGTTGACTTTGATGTGCCGACGATCGGGCTCCTCGCTCACGTTGACACGGCGACCGATTTCACCGGGACGAACGTCAATCCGCAACTCGTCGAACATTACGAGGGCGGCGATATCGTCTTGAACGAGGCACTCGGTGTCATCATGTCACCGAAAGACTTCCCTGAGCTTGACGGATACGTCGGTCACACACTCATGACGACGGACGGAACGACGCTCCTCGGGGCCGATGACAAAGCGGGCATCGCCGAGATCGTCACCGCGGTCGAGTACTTGCTCGCCCATCCGGAGATCGAACACGGACCGGTCCGGATCGCCTTCACACCTGACGAAGAAATCGGACGCGGACCACACAAATTCGACGTCGAGCGCTTCAATGCGGACTTCGCCTACACGATGGACGGCGGTCCACTCGGCGAACTGCAGTACGAGAGTTTCAACGCAGCCGGTGCGACCGTGACGTTCCACGGAACGAACGTCCACCCAGGCAGCGCGAAGAACAAGATGGTCAACTCGATGAAGCTGGCGATGGCATTCCATAACCGCCTCCCGGCCGACGAAGCACCGGAGCACACGAGCGAGTATGAAGGCTTCTTCCACTTGAACGGTTTCTCGGGCGATGTCGAGACGACGACGCTCCAGTACATCATCCGCGACCACGACAAAGCGAAATTCGAGGCACGCAAAGTGTTGCTTGAGAAGCTCGTCGCGGAATGGAAGCAGAAATACGGTGAAGCGCGCATCGACTTGAAGATGGACGATCAATATTACAACATGGCCGAAAAGATCGTCCCGGTGAAACACATCGTCGACACGGTCGCGGACGTCATGCGTGACCTTGGCATCGAACCGAAAATCGAACCGATTCGCGGGGGAACGGACGGTTCGCAACTGTCTTACATGGGCCTTCCGACGCCGAACATCTTTACCGGCGGCGAGAACTATCATGGAAAGTTCGAATATATCTCCGTCAACAACATGGAAAAAGCGACACACGTCATCATCCAGACGCTTCGCACGTTCGCCGAACGGGCTCGAGCATAA
- a CDS encoding SACOL1771 family peroxiredoxin codes for MKHTFHMNLDWTGGRNDVGTIEAERLKTKISIPPEMDGPGIGTNPDEMLLGAAATCYIITLAAMLGRSDLTHQGITIDAEGIVDVTNGVFTYETIRYATRVLMPQTATDRDISLVERIAKKAKDGCMISRALAGNVAFELDTTITRVG; via the coding sequence ATGAAGCACACCTTTCACATGAACCTCGACTGGACCGGCGGACGCAACGACGTCGGTACGATCGAGGCGGAACGATTAAAGACAAAGATTTCCATCCCCCCAGAAATGGACGGACCTGGCATCGGGACGAATCCGGATGAGATGCTCCTCGGGGCGGCGGCGACGTGTTATATCATCACCCTCGCGGCCATGCTCGGTCGGAGCGACTTGACGCATCAAGGGATCACGATTGACGCCGAAGGCATCGTCGACGTGACGAACGGCGTGTTCACGTATGAGACGATTCGGTACGCGACGCGCGTCCTGATGCCACAGACCGCGACAGACCGCGACATCTCGCTCGTCGAACGCATCGCCAAGAAAGCGAAAGACGGTTGCATGATTTCACGCGCCTTGGCCGGCAACGTCGCGTTCGAGCTCGACACGACGATCACGCGCGTCGGCTGA